In Candidatus Eremiobacteraceae bacterium, a genomic segment contains:
- a CDS encoding cupin domain-containing protein: protein MQSTLPPNFRNNEDVKYGMLRLVDIPAEAAANAPWFNQTLTTVNDAVVRLGIFEGEFPWHKHVDQDEFFLVLEGEFSLDVEGQETITLRQHEGFTVPRDTMHRPRSPQRSVVLMVESIGIVPTGD, encoded by the coding sequence ATGCAATCAACGCTGCCCCCGAACTTCCGGAACAATGAAGACGTCAAGTACGGGATGTTGCGCCTCGTCGACATTCCGGCCGAAGCTGCTGCGAACGCCCCGTGGTTCAACCAGACCCTGACGACCGTCAACGACGCCGTCGTGCGGCTCGGGATATTCGAAGGCGAATTCCCGTGGCACAAACACGTCGATCAGGACGAGTTCTTCCTCGTGCTCGAGGGTGAGTTCTCGCTCGACGTCGAGGGACAAGAGACGATCACCCTGCGCCAGCACGAGGGCTTCACGGTTCCAAGGGATACGATGCACCGGCCGCGCTCCCCGCAGCGGTCGGTCGTCTTGATGGTCGAATCGATCGGAATCGTCCCTACCGGCGACTAG
- a CDS encoding prepilin-type N-terminal cleavage/methylation domain-containing protein produces MRIRFINGGGRHTRSRALAGALAILSFVVVGGMGNEAQAASSQSYVPAVLASMHDFRGRIDYVAKRDDNSAVVDGTLIVDDQGWILDERTRSFELHANPKSASVRSSAGDSVTVDDLFGSDALSNAWAPLLGESAASTLVKADNPGLWDSGDLRVFLDPTGSQVIGFRETRDNVAYTLDEWWAVGPLVVPHRILRLRGGEPSVSYTVSDYVIQPTVVGQGRGATPAAGLSLTERSVGFVTLDDVPIFDVTWAQRAAAIAFALLVLALGIVAWSRRDALIGALCVRMARDPRGWRTAGVSVFVEPDGTMTVDGSRYRVGPHFFNRAALVQRSVLFVRVSSPAVPHVVILPRKFTRIELGLAVRGSRKRVAGFTLIETMVATALFAGVVLLAVYPAIAAVARADAMASKRAEAVVLASNALADEEAASAYDTNGSFGKTTTTVDGLTTIVTVSPGTIRDESDLDVVVTDGNGDVLAHVVSWLGVAVGAPPSSSGGPPQQ; encoded by the coding sequence TTGCGCATTCGCTTCATCAATGGCGGCGGCCGGCACACCCGTTCGAGGGCGCTCGCTGGGGCGTTGGCCATCCTCTCGTTCGTCGTCGTCGGCGGAATGGGGAACGAGGCCCAGGCCGCCTCGTCGCAGTCCTACGTGCCGGCGGTCCTCGCCTCGATGCACGACTTTCGCGGACGCATCGACTACGTCGCCAAGCGAGACGACAACTCGGCCGTCGTCGACGGCACGCTCATCGTCGACGACCAAGGTTGGATCCTCGACGAGCGCACTCGATCGTTCGAACTCCACGCGAATCCCAAATCCGCGAGCGTTCGATCGTCCGCCGGCGATTCGGTCACCGTCGACGATCTGTTCGGTTCCGACGCTTTATCGAACGCATGGGCGCCACTGCTCGGCGAAAGCGCTGCGTCGACGCTCGTGAAGGCGGATAATCCTGGGTTGTGGGATAGCGGCGATCTTCGCGTCTTCCTCGATCCAACCGGTTCGCAGGTCATCGGCTTCCGCGAGACTCGCGATAACGTGGCCTACACGCTCGACGAGTGGTGGGCGGTCGGACCGCTCGTGGTGCCGCATCGCATCCTGCGGTTGCGCGGGGGTGAGCCGTCCGTTTCGTATACGGTCAGCGACTATGTGATCCAACCCACCGTCGTAGGTCAGGGACGCGGTGCGACTCCCGCCGCCGGCCTTTCGCTAACGGAGCGATCTGTAGGCTTTGTGACCCTCGATGATGTGCCCATTTTCGACGTGACGTGGGCGCAGCGAGCGGCGGCGATCGCTTTTGCGCTGCTCGTGCTCGCCCTCGGCATCGTCGCATGGTCGAGGCGCGATGCGCTGATCGGCGCGTTGTGCGTGCGGATGGCACGCGACCCGCGCGGCTGGCGCACTGCAGGCGTCTCTGTGTTCGTCGAACCCGACGGCACGATGACGGTCGACGGCAGCCGCTATCGCGTCGGGCCGCACTTCTTCAATCGCGCCGCGCTGGTCCAACGATCCGTCTTGTTCGTCCGCGTCAGCTCGCCGGCCGTGCCGCACGTCGTCATCCTGCCGCGAAAGTTCACGCGCATCGAACTCGGGCTTGCGGTTCGGGGATCGCGGAAGCGCGTCGCCGGATTCACTCTCATCGAGACCATGGTGGCGACCGCGCTGTTCGCGGGCGTCGTGCTGCTTGCCGTCTATCCGGCGATCGCCGCCGTCGCTCGCGCCGATGCGATGGCCAGCAAGCGCGCCGAGGCTGTTGTCCTCGCGTCGAACGCGCTCGCCGACGAAGAAGCGGCGAGTGCGTACGATACGAACGGATCGTTCGGGAAGACGACGACCACCGTCGATGGCCTCACGACGATCGTAACCGTCTCGCCCGGAACGATCCGCGACGAGAGCGATCTCGACGTCGTCGTCACGGACGGTAACGGCGACGTCCTCGCGCACGTCGTCAGTTGGCTCGGCGTCGCGGTCGGTGCGCCGCCGAGTTCGAGCGGAGGACCGCCGCAGCAATGA
- a CDS encoding TonB family protein, with translation MNVVHAILCSAVLLFSLVMVGPARAASDCGFNLDYAELIAIGAAHREALYLVTFTSESSANRRVFPIVFHLTGGTDAGVTTAFDAEQVTAAAGKSWDSAAFLVVFPSPGIRWFTLDSVAVGTTSTICAEDDRYVLPEALCSTDGTFDDAASAPGPLPIAMVFEPPAFIYKIAPHYPDDAKDQHLQGDVTVAVTIDATGKTTDAMVVTGSGYRYLDDAALAAARGSGFGPFIMPVALGIKPAAIRFVIIYSFRLDE, from the coding sequence ATGAATGTAGTACACGCCATTCTTTGTTCGGCGGTGTTGTTGTTTTCGCTTGTCATGGTGGGGCCGGCCCGCGCTGCGTCTGATTGCGGATTCAATCTCGATTACGCGGAGTTGATCGCTATCGGCGCTGCCCACCGCGAAGCGTTGTATCTCGTAACTTTCACTTCAGAGAGCTCCGCGAATCGTCGCGTTTTTCCGATCGTTTTTCATCTCACGGGCGGCACGGACGCAGGCGTGACCACAGCCTTCGATGCCGAACAGGTCACCGCGGCGGCAGGCAAGAGTTGGGATTCGGCAGCGTTCCTGGTGGTGTTTCCCTCACCGGGCATTCGGTGGTTCACCCTGGACAGTGTCGCAGTCGGAACGACCTCGACAATTTGTGCAGAGGATGACAGATACGTCCTTCCTGAGGCATTGTGCTCGACAGACGGCACGTTCGATGACGCGGCGTCGGCACCGGGCCCGCTCCCGATCGCCATGGTCTTCGAGCCTCCGGCTTTTATCTATAAGATTGCGCCACACTATCCCGATGATGCCAAGGACCAACACCTTCAAGGCGATGTGACCGTGGCTGTCACCATCGACGCAACAGGTAAGACCACCGACGCGATGGTGGTCACTGGCTCGGGCTATCGCTACCTGGATGACGCCGCTCTTGCCGCTGCGCGGGGTTCCGGATTCGGACCGTTCATCATGCCGGTCGCGCTCGGAATCAAGCCAGCAGCGATACGGTTCGTGATAATCTATAGTTTTAGGCTCGACGAGTAA
- a CDS encoding energy transducer TonB, with product MNAIYAGMALTVAVFTWNLPAIAASAPMPPPCKASIALAELAAIGTTHRYAEYVLFFVPAKGVKGDLTIHFTASTDAGTSTPLVVTGLQAGSSERERGEEAVIVVAPAAGLRTFAVDSIDTATGGQTCSNVSFTLSTLTYSTTFSFDDTASWVALGKPTILSLSDANFKSRIYPNYPDMAKEENIQGDVTVAVVIGEDGGVEEAWVKDSSGSADLDGAAVTAAKQSIFAAAHLPAAYGGVAVGSIYYIVYSFRLDQ from the coding sequence ATGAACGCCATTTATGCCGGCATGGCCTTAACAGTCGCAGTCTTCACGTGGAACCTACCCGCCATCGCCGCCTCGGCTCCGATGCCCCCGCCATGCAAAGCGTCGATCGCGCTCGCTGAGCTCGCGGCGATCGGCACGACACACCGATACGCGGAGTACGTCCTCTTCTTCGTCCCTGCAAAAGGTGTCAAGGGCGATCTGACGATCCACTTCACAGCGAGCACCGACGCCGGTACGTCGACGCCCCTGGTCGTAACGGGCCTCCAGGCAGGGTCGAGCGAGCGCGAGCGGGGCGAGGAAGCCGTAATCGTCGTGGCTCCCGCGGCGGGCTTAAGGACGTTCGCCGTCGACAGCATCGACACGGCGACAGGGGGCCAGACCTGCTCGAACGTCTCCTTCACCCTGTCGACGCTCACGTACTCGACGACCTTCTCCTTCGATGACACCGCTTCGTGGGTCGCGCTCGGCAAGCCGACAATCCTCTCTCTTTCCGACGCGAACTTCAAGAGCCGGATTTATCCGAATTATCCTGACATGGCCAAGGAGGAGAATATCCAAGGTGACGTTACGGTCGCCGTCGTCATCGGCGAGGATGGTGGCGTGGAGGAGGCATGGGTCAAAGATTCGTCAGGCAGCGCCGATTTGGACGGCGCAGCCGTGACGGCTGCGAAGCAGTCGATTTTTGCAGCTGCTCATCTCCCGGCGGCCTACGGTGGCGTCGCGGTCGGCTCGATCTACTACATCGTTTACAGCTTCAGGTTGGATCAATAG